GACATCTAAAGCTTTTCCTAGAGAAAACCGGGCTGGAGGGtcacaggtggttatatacagggtgaggggctggagggtcacaggtggttatatacagggtgaggggctggagggacacaggtggttatatacagggtgaggggctggagggtcacaggtggttatatacagggtgaggggctggagggtcacaggtggttatatacagggtgaggggctggagggacacaggtggttatatacagggtgaggggctggagggtcacaggtggttatatacagggtgaggggctggagggacacaggtggttatatacagggtgaggggctggagggacacaggtggttatatacagggtgaggggctggagggacacaggtggttatatacagggtgaggggctggagggacacaggtggttatatacagggtgaggggctggagggacacaggtggttatatacagggtgaggggctggagggacacaggtggttatatacagggtgaggggctggagggacacaggtggttatatacagggtgaggggctggagggacacaggtggttatatacagggtgaggggctggagggacacaggtggttatatacagggtgaggggctggagggacacaggtggttatatacagggtgaggggctggagggacacaggtggttatatacagggtgaggggctggagggacacaggtggttatatacagggtgaggggctggagggacacaggtggttatatacagggtgaggggctggagggacacaggtggttatatacagggtgaggggctggagggacacaggtggttatatacagggtgaggggctggagggacacaggtggttatatacagggtgaggggctggagggacacaggtggttatatacagggtgaggggctggagggacacaggtggttatatacagggtgaggggctggagggacacaggtggttatatacagggtgaggggctggagggacacaggtggttatatacagggtgaggggctggagggacacaggtggttatatacagggtgaggggctggagggacacaggtggttatatacagggtgaggggctggagggacacaggtggttatatacagggtgaggggctggagggacacaggtggttatatacagggtgaggggctggagggacacaggtggttatatacagggtgaggggctggagggacacaggtggttatatacagggtgaggggctggagggacacaggtggttatatacagggtgaggggctggagggacacaggtggttatatacagggtgaggggctggagggacacaggtggttatatacagggtgaggggctggagggacacaggtggttatatacagggtgaggggctggagggacacaggtggttatatacagggtgaggggctggagggacacaggtggttatatacagggtgaggggctggagggacacaggtggttatatacagggtgaggggctggagggacacaggtggttatatacagggtgaggggctggagggacacaggtggttatatacagggtgaggggctggagggacacaggtggttatatacagggtgaggggctggagggacacaggtggttatatacagggtgaggggctggagggacactggtggttatatacagggtgaggggctggagggacactggtggttatatacagggtgaggggctggagggacacaggtggttatatacagggtgaggggctggagggacacaggtggttatatacagggtgaggggctggagggacacaggtggttatatacagggtgaggggctggagggacacaggtggttatatacagggtgaggggctggagggacacaggtggttatatacagggtgaggggctggagggacacaggtggttatatacagggtgaggggctggagggacacaggtggttatatacagggtgaggggctggagggacacaggtggttatatacagggtgaggggctggagggacacaggtggttatatacagggtgaggggctggagggacacaggtggttatatacagggtgaggggctggagggacacaggtggttatatacagggtgaggggctggagggacacaggtggttatatacagggtgaggggctggagggacacaggtggttatatacagggtgaggggctggagggacacaggtggttatatacagggtgaggggctggagggacacaggtggttatatacagggtgaggggctggagggacacaggtggttatatacagggtgaggggctggagggtcacaggtggttatatacagggtgaggggctggagggacacaggtggttatatacagggtgaggggctggagggacacaggtggttatatacagggtgaggggctggagggacacaggtggttatatacagggtgaggggctggagggacacaggtggttatatacagggtgaggggctggagggtcaaggtggttatatacagggtgaggggctggagggtcacaggtggttatatacagggtgaggggctggagggtcacaggtggttatatacagggtgaggggctggagggtcaaggtggttatatacagggtgaggggctggagggacacaggtggttatatacagggtgagggtctggagggacacaggtggttatatacagggtgaggggctggagggacacaggtggttatatacagggtgaggggctggagggtcacaggtggttatatacagggtgaggggctggagggtcacaggtggttatatacagggtgaggggctggagggacacaggtggttatatacagggtgaggggctggagggacacaggtggttatatacagggtgaggggctggagggacacaggtggttatatacagggtgaggggctggagggacacaggtggttatatacagggtgaggggctggagggacacaggtggttatatacagggtgaggggctggagggacacaggtggttatatacagggtgaggggctggagggacacaggtggttatatacagggtgaggggctggagggacacaggtggttatatacagggtgaggggctggagggacacaggtggttatatacagggtgaggggctggagggacacaggtggttatatacagggtgaggggctggagggacacaggtggttatatacagggtgaggggctggagggacacaggtggttatatacagggtgaggggctggagggacacaggtggttatatacagggtgaggggctggagggacacaggtggttatatacagggtgaggggctggagggacacaggtggttatatacagggtgaggggctggagggtcacaggtggttatatacagggtgaggggctggagggtcacaggtggttatatacagggtgaggggctggagggacacaggtggttatatacagggtgaggggctggagggtcaaggtggttatatacagggtgaggggctggagggtcacaggtggttatatacagggtgaggggctggagggacacaggtggttatatacagggtgaggggctggagggacacaggtggttatatacagggtgaggggctggagggacacaggtggttatatacagggtgaggggctggagggacacaggtggttatatacagggtgaggggctggagggacacaggtggttatatacagggtgaggggctggagggacacaggtggttatatacagggtgaggggctggagggacacaggtggttatatacagggtgaggggctggagggtcacaggtggttatatacagggtgaggggctggagggacacaggtggttatatacagggtgaggggctggagggacacaggtggttatatacagggtgaggggctggagggtcacaggtggttatatacagggtgaggggctggatggCAGCAGGAGGCTATACACAGGCTGCAGGTGGTTTATATATatagggtgaggggctggatgcGTGTGGGTAATTTATATGCAGGGCTGGATGGCGGCAGATAGTTATATACAGTTTGAGGGTCTGCATGGTCACAGGTTATTTATATACAGGGTGCGTGGTGACCTGTTGCAGGTGGGTCGCTGTTTCCTATGACTTATATTGATGTTTATGTAGGTAAAATTGCATGAGACCAAAAATCCATCCGGCTTGGCTTATCCTTTGACCATCACGTTGTGTTACTTCATGTGTCACCCTGTGGCCGCTTGTTCTGTTATTCGCCCGTCAGTAACTGCTCTGTGACTTTTAGGAAGTTATGTGTGATGTCTATTACATTTCATGTCCCACAGGAGGCCATTGTGTATTGATGTCTCATACAGAAGATGGCAGCTTTGGGTTGGACCCCCTCACATCCTCTCCTGAGAGCCCTTCAGATGACTCGGAGCTCATGGCTAGTGCGGAGGCCTTTGCCCGGGGCTATGATTGTGTCTCTATATCTTCTTTTCCGGGGGAGAGGCTGATCCAGGGCCAGGAGGACACGGCCTCTCTTATTTCTACAGCTACCCTGGTACCTGAGTGTATCTACATTCCCCCGGCGGGCTACCAACTATTATCTGAGCAAGAGGTAACTGGAGTCCACCAACTCCTCTGTATATTTTGAGGCAAACCATAGGTATTACAGTTAGTCAGAGGCTGCAGCTACAATAGACAATGAAGCTACTCCACAAATAGGCCTGTCGTTTTGTGTTTACAGCTCCTTTGCAGGTCTGTGTTTTCATGGTGGCAGACTACAAACAGACACGAATAGTCCGATCCAGCACTTACAtttccttccatctcttccctTCTTTTTGCTTAAATATAGATTAGTAAGTAAAAGGAGACAGTGGATAAATTTACTAGAAGAGTTTTAAGATCTTCCAAGATGTGTCAGAGCTTCTTAATAATCCCGGCACATCTCACACCAATGGAGGAATGAGATAAGACTGGCAGAGGAGACATTCGTCTTAATAAttctgactgcaggatcagacttcaCAGGACCTATCGTGCAGTCAGAAAATCATATGAGATTTGAATAGATAAGTATTCGCAAAGTTGCTTTATATTGAATTTCAGATACAATCTGGATGGCCAGTAAGTATAGTGGGGAGGGAGCAGTGGTGACTGTTGTAACATTTCGGGCGCTCTTTCTCCATTACCCAGTTTGCACAGCAGAAGGCAGCTCTACAGAACACCAGCGAGCGGCTGGAGAAGGTGACCCAGGAGAAGGAGGCATTGCAGGACGCTCTGAGATGCAGCTCGGAGGATTGTGCTAACCAGGTGCGCCATTATATAGATACATCACGCCattatagatatatttatacGGACCTGTTCTAAGCTGATGGGTCTCGTGCAGGTGAAACAGTTACTGGAGCAGATAAAGAACTCAGAGGAAATTCTACAAGGCCTGCAGAAAAACCTGGCAGACACGCAGCAGAAAACTACGCAAAAAATGGTGAGGTCTGTTCCCACGGTTCTTTCTGTACAGCGTTCCGAATTATTGGATCAGATTCAATTTTAATCCAGTTAAGCCTCGTCTGCCTCCACGTTTAAAGGGAACccaatatatcaacccagcccgcagatataggttatggtcacctgaatcaaactgtgttttccccttgtgaatcggcgcCTCAGTCGTGGTtttttcagtatgcaaataaggattctaccattgtccaaagaggtcatttgcatattgccaaaAATGTCGATATCTCTGTATCAGAGGCAGCGATCTGCAAGGAGAAAACACTGGTAGTtttgggtcacctgaatcaatctcCTGGCTGAGGTGATATATTGGGTCTTGttgacaaaatccctttaactagttTCCACTGCTGGTTGAGTTGATGCTCCAGAACATGATATTTCTGGGTTTGGGCCGTAGCACATGATCATGATACCTTATAATACTAAGGATCAACCCCAACAATCCAACTCAACCAATCGGTCCACATCCTCTTCTTTTATCTATCTTAGTATTGTTATGTTTGTTATATACCCAGGCAGCTTTGACGGCCTCCTTCAGCCGCTTGTTTCAGGAGGTCAACTGTCTCAATGATGAGAATGAGAAGCTAAGGACACTAAGTGTGCAAGCGCCCCCTGCAGGACAGACCACACCGCTTTCATCTCCACAGGTATACAGAAATAACTACTGTGTGTAAATATTATATTTCTGTTGGTTTTATTAACCACATGAAGGAGCAGCTTATACCCTACCTGTGTGACCTGCAGAAACCTCATAGGTCTTACTAATAGTGCCTTGTCTTCTATTGTTCTTCCAGAGAGCAGCTCAGCACAGACAGGAGCGGCTGTTTATTGAGATTGTCTCTCTGCAAGAGGAGCTGAAAAGTGAACAAGTGGCAAAACAGGATCTGGAGGAGCAGCTGAGGAGGGCGATGGAAACACACACAGAAGAGAGGGGTGAATGAGTTAAATCTGTAGGGTGGGATCCCTCTTCTTCTCTGTATATTTTAGGCTGTCTAGTTTAGGTTCCCTA
This region of Leptodactylus fuscus isolate aLepFus1 chromosome 8, aLepFus1.hap2, whole genome shotgun sequence genomic DNA includes:
- the RABEP2 gene encoding rab GTPase-binding effector protein 2: MSHTEDGSFGLDPLTSSPESPSDDSELMASAEAFARGYDCVSISSFPGERLIQGQEDTASLISTATLVPECIYIPPAGYQLLSEQEFAQQKAALQNTSERLEKVTQEKEALQDALRCSSEDCANQVKQLLEQIKNSEEILQGLQKNLADTQQKTTQKMAALTASFSRLFQEVNCLNDENEKLRTLSVQAPPAGQTTPLSSPQRAAQHRQERLFIEIVSLQEELKSEQVAKQDLEEQLRRAMETHTEERGE